In the genome of Lagopus muta isolate bLagMut1 chromosome 21, bLagMut1 primary, whole genome shotgun sequence, one region contains:
- the DISP3 gene encoding protein dispatched homolog 3 isoform X1, whose amino-acid sequence MCKRTCRYPSGFQVLDMDTEDDPLLQDAWLDEEDEEVAFSSRKRREGALLCGKSSCKVRPLRVTLPVSGFWNIVGWIFTNPYCAGFILFLGCAIPAVLAVVMFLHYPALDIDISYNAFEIRNHESSQRFDALALALKSQFGSWGRNRRDLADFTSETLQRLIFEQLQQLHLNASHLQVSTRAKRSAPQGRTRSLEPRAHPHPGNETSRVTRGAPRWDYSNTYISANTQAHAHWRIELIFLARGDSENNIFTTERLVTIHEVERKIMDHPRFREFCWKPHEVLKDLPLGSYSYCSPPSSLMTYFFPTERGGKIYYDGMGQDLADIQGSLELAMTHPEFYWYVDEGLSAENKKSSLLRSEILFGAPLPNYYSVEDRWEEQRHKFQNFVVTYVAMLAKQSTSKVQVLYGGTDLFDYEVRRTFNNDMLLAFISSSCIAVLVYILTSCSVFLSFFGIASIGLSCLVALFLYHVVFGIQYLGILNGVAAFVIVGIGVDDVFVFINTYRQATHLKDLRLRMIHTIQTAGKATFFTSLTTAAAYAANIFSQIPAVHDFGLFMSLIVSCCWVAVLFTMPAALGIWTLYVSPLESSCQTSCSQKCTKKSALHLAEDLFVASEGTSRAGRETLPYLDDDIPLLSVEEEPVSLEMGDVPLVSVMPENLQLPVEKSNRGHLIAHLQELLEHWVLWSAVKSRWVIVGLFLLVLLLSIFFASRLRPASRAPVLFRPDTNIQVLLDLKYNLSAEGISCITCSGLFQEKPHSLQNNFRTSLEKKKRGSGSPWGSKGSITDTGQQDLQGTVYISKSRSKGRPAIYRFSLNASIPAPWQMVSPGDGEVPSFQVYRVPFGNFTRKLTACVSTVGLLKQTSPRKWMMTTLSCDSKRGWKFDFSFYVAAKEQQRTRKLYFAQSHKPPYHGRVCVAPPGCLLSSSPDGPTKGILYVPSEKAAPKARLSATSGFNPCMNTGCGKPAVRPLVDTGAMVFVVFGIRGVNRTKHSDNHVIADMGSVIYDDSFDLFKEIGNLCRLCKAIASNTELVKPGGAQCLPSGYSISSFLQMLHPECKNIPEPNLLPGQLSHGAVGVKDGKVQWISMAFESTTYKGKSSFQTYADYLKWETFLQQQLQLFPEGSALRHGFQTCEHWKQIFMEIIGVQSALYGLILSLVICVAAVAVFTTHILLLLPVLLSILGVVCLVVTIMYWSGWEMGAVEAISLSILVGSSVDYCVHLVEGYLLAGENLPLHHAEDPTACRQWRTIEAIRHVGVAIVSSAVTTVIATVPLFFCIIAPFAKFGKIVALNTAVSILYTLTVSTALLSIMGPGTFTRSRTSCLKAVAGVLLAGLLGLCICLALLKGGFKIPLPNGTAL is encoded by the exons GTGCTGGACATGGACACAGAGGATGACCCCTTGTTGCAGGACGCCTGGCTGGATGAGGAGGACGAAGAGGTTGCCTTCAGCTCAAGGAAGAGGCGGGAGGGTGCTCTGTTGTGTGGCAAAAGCTCCTGCAAGGTCAGGCCTCTGCGTGTCACGCTGCCAGTCAGTGGCTTCTGGAATATCGTAGGCTGGATATTTACCAACCCATACTGCGCTGGCTTCATCCTTTTCCTGGGCTGTGCCATCCCTGCTGTGCTCGCTGTTGTCATGTTCCTCCACTACCCAGCGCTGGACATTGATATCTCCTACAACGCCTTTGAGATCCGTAACCACGAGTCCTCGCAGCGCTTCGACGCGCTCGCCTTGGCCCTCAAGTCCCAGTTTGGGTCGTGGGGGAGGAACCGCCGTGACCTGGCTGACTTCACCTCCGAAACCCTGCAGAGGCTCATCTTTGAGCAGCTCCAACAGCTGCACCTCAACGCTTCCCACCTGCAGGTCAGCACACGGGCCAAGCGCAGTGCCCCGCAGGGCAGGACTCGCTCCCTTGAGCCCCGTGCCCATCCACACCCAGGCAACGAGACGTCCCGTGTCACGAGGGGAGCCCCACGCTGGGACTACTCCAACACTTACATCAGTGCCAACACGCAGGCGCACGCGCATTGGCGCATTGAGCTCATCTTTCTGGCCCGGGGGGACTCTGAGAACAACATCTTCACCACGGAGCGCCTGGTTACCATCCATGAGGTTGAACGTAAGATCATGGATCACCCTCGCTTCCGGGAGTTCTGCTGGAAGCCCCACGAGGTCCTGAAGGACCTGCCCTTGGGCTCCTACTCCTACTgttcccctcccagctccctcatgACTTACTTCTTTCCCAcggagagaggagggaagatttacTACGATGGTATGGGACAAGACCTTGCTGATATCCAAG GGTCCTTGGAGCTGGCCATGACCCACCCCGAGTTCTACTGGTATGTAGATGAGGGTTTGTCTGCTGAGAACAAGAAGAGCTCCCTGCTGCGGAGCGAGATCCTCTTTGGGGCACCACTGCCCAACTATTACTCAGTGGAGGATCGCTGGGAGGAGCAGCGCCACAAGTTCCAGAACTTTGTCGTCACCTACGTGGCCATGCTGGCCAAGCAGTCCACAAG CAAAGTCCAGGTGCTGTATGGAGGGACGGATTTGTTTGACTATGAAGTGAGGAGGACATTCAACAACGACATGTTGCTGGCCTTCATCAGCAGTAGCTGCATAGCTGTCCTGGTTTACATCCTTACCTCCTGCTCAG tgTTCCTGTCATTCTTTGGCATCGCCAGTATTGGACTGAGCTGTCTGGTGGCTCTGTTCCTGTACCACGTCGTTTTTGGGATCCAGTACTTGGGCATACTCAATGGTGTGGCTGCCTTTGTCATTGTGGGGATTG gGGTTGATGATGTCTTTGTGTTCATCAACACCTACCGCCAAGCCACCCACCTCAAAGACCTGCGGCTGCGCATGATCCACACAATCCAGACAGCAGGGAAGGCCACCTTCTTCACTTCCCTGACCACAGCTGCAGCTTATGCTGCCAACATCTTCTCTCAG ATCCCAGCTGTGCATGATTTTGGACTCTTCATGTCGCTGATTgtgtcctgctgctgggtggCTGTGCTCTTTACCATGCCAGCTGCTCTCGGAATATGGACTCTTTATGTGTCCCCACTAGAGAGCTCCTGCCAAACCAG CTGCAGTCAGAAGTGCACCAAGAAGAGTGCTTTGCACCTGGCTGAGGATCTCTTCGTTGCCTCAGAGGGCACCTCCAGAGCAGGCCGAGAGACGCTGCCCTACCTCGATGATGACATCCCACTGCTCAGTGTGGAGGAGGAGCCTG TCTCCCTGGAAATGGGGGATGTTCCCTTGGTATCTGTGATGCCAGAAAATCTGCAGCTGCCTGTGGAGAAGAGCAACCGAGGTCATCTGATAGCTCATCTCCAGGAGCTTCTGGAGCACTGGGTGCTGTGGTCTGCAGTGAAGAGCAGATGGGTGATTGTGG GGCTCTTTCTCCTCGTTTTGCTCCTGTCCATTTTCTTTGCCAGTCGCCTCCGTCCAGCTAGCCGTGCTCCAGTCCTGTTCCGGCCAGACACCAACATCCAGGTGCTGCTAGACCTGAAATACAACCTGAGTGCTGAAGGCATCTCCTGCATTACCTGCTCAG GTTTGTTTCAGGAAAAGCCCCACAGTTTGCAGAACAACTTCCGAACATccttggagaaaaagaagagaggctCTGGATCACCCTGGGGAAGTAAAGGGAGCATAACTGATACAGGGCAGCAAG atctgcagGGGACTGTGTATATCTCCAAGTCCAGAAGCAAAGGAAGGCCAGCCATCTACAGATTCTCTCTCAATGCCAGCATCCCTGCCCCCTGGCAGATGGTGTCACCGGGAGATGGAGAGGTGCCTTCATTCCAG GTGTATAGAGTGCCTTTCGGTAACTTCACCAGGAAGCTGACAGCTTGTGTGTCCACAGTAGGGCTGCTTAAGCAGACGAGCCCCAGGAAGTGGATGATGACTACCTTGTCCTGTGATAGCAAGAGAGGCTGGAAGTTCGACTTCAGTTTCTACGTGGCCGCCAAGGAGCAGCAGCGAACACG GAAGCTGTATTTTGCCCAATCACACAAGCCTCCTTACCATGGCCGAGTGTGTGTGGCACCTCCTGGTTGTCtcctcagctccagcccagATGGACCCACCAAAGGCATCCTTTATGTTCCCAGTGAGAAAG CAGCACCCAAAGCAAGGCTCTCGGCGACTTCTGGGTTTAATCCTTGCATGAACACGGGCTGCGGGAAGCCAGCAGTGCGACCACTGGTGGACACGGGCGCCATGGTGTTCGTCGTCTTTGGCATCCGAGGGGTGAATCGTACCAAGCACTCGGACAACCACGTCATCGCAGACATG GGCAGCGTTATCTACGATGACAGCTTCGACCTCTTCAAAGAGATTGGCAACCTGTGTCGCCTCTGCAAAGCCATCGCCAGCAACACTGAGCTTGTGAAGCCAGGAGGGGCTCAGTGCCTGCCCTCGG gTTATAGCATCTCCTCCTTTCTGCAGATGTTGCACCCTGAGTGCAAGAACATCCCTGAGCCGAACCTGCTGCCTGGACAGCTCTCTCACGGGGCAGTGGGAGTGAAGGATGGGAAGGTGCAGTGGATCTCCATGGCATTTGAATCA ACAACCTACAAAGGGAAATCTTCCTTCCAGACGTATGCGGATTATCTGAAATGGGAGacattcctgcagcagcaactCCAGCTCTTCCCAGAGGGTTCTGCTCTCCGTCATGGTTTCCAGACCTGTGAGCACTGGAAGCAGATCTTCATGGAGATTATAG GAGTGCAGAGTGCCCTGTATGGTCTCATCCTTTCGCTGGTTATTTGTGTGGCTGCAGTGGCAGTGTTCACCACTcacatcctcctcctgctgccagtgctgctcagcattttAG GTGTGGTCTGCCTGGTGGTGACCATCATGTACTGGTCTGGCTGGGAAATGGGGGCTGTGGAAGCCATTTCTCTGTCCATCCTCGTTGGCTCTTCTGTCGATTACTGCGTGCACTTGGTGGAGGGCTACCTGCTGGCAGGGGAAAACCTGCCGCTGCACCACGCAGAG GACCCCACAGCCTGCCGCCAGTGGAGGACGATTGAAGCTATCCGTCACGTGGGCGTAGCAATTGTCTCGAGTGCTGTCACCACCGTGATTGCCACCGTCCCGCTCTTCTTCTGCATCATTGCCCCTTTCGCCAAGTTTGGGAAGATTGTGGCCCTCAACACGGCAGTCTCCATCCTGTACACGCTGActgtgagcacagccctgctgagcatCATGGGGCCCGGCACCTTCACCCGGAGCAGGACTTCCTGCCTCAAGGCTGTGGCAGGGGTGCTTCTCGCTGGCCTGCTGGGTCTATGCATCTGCCTTGCCCTGCTAAAGGGTGGATTTAAGATCCCTCTCCCTAATGGGACAGCCCTGTAG
- the DISP3 gene encoding protein dispatched homolog 3 isoform X2 — protein MCKRTCRYPSGFQVLDMDTEDDPLLQDAWLDEEDEEVAFSSRKRREGALLCGKSSCKVRPLRVTLPVSGFWNIVGWIFTNPYCAGFILFLGCAIPAVLAVVMFLHYPALDIDISYNAFEIRNHESSQRFDALALALKSQFGSWGRNRRDLADFTSETLQRLIFEQLQQLHLNASHLQVSTRAKRSAPQGRTRSLEPRAHPHPGNETSRVTRGAPRWDYSNTYISANTQAHAHWRIELIFLARGDSENNIFTTERLVTIHEVERKIMDHPRFREFCWKPHEVLKDLPLGSYSYCSPPSSLMTYFFPTERGGKIYYDGMGQDLADIQGSLELAMTHPEFYWYVDEGLSAENKKSSLLRSEILFGAPLPNYYSVEDRWEEQRHKFQNFVVTYVAMLAKQSTSKVQVLYGGTDLFDYEVRRTFNNDMLLAFISSSCIAVLVYILTSCSVFLSFFGIASIGLSCLVALFLYHVVFGIQYLGILNGVAAFVIVGIGVDDVFVFINTYRQATHLKDLRLRMIHTIQTAGKATFFTSLTTAAAYAANIFSQIPAVHDFGLFMSLIVSCCWVAVLFTMPAALGIWTLYVSPLESSCQTSCSQKCTKKSALHLAEDLFVASEGTSRAGRETLPYLDDDIPLLSVEEEPVSLEMGDVPLVSVMPENLQLPVEKSNRGHLIAHLQELLEHWVLWSAVKSRWVIVGLFLLVLLLSIFFASRLRPASRAPVLFRPDTNIQVLLDLKYNLSAEGISCITCSGLFQEKPHSLQNNFRTSLEKKKRGSGSPWGSKGSITDTGQQDLQGTVYISKSRSKGRPAIYRFSLNASIPAPWQMVSPGDGEVPSFQVYRVPFGNFTRKLTACVSTVGLLKQTSPRKWMMTTLSCDSKRGWKFDFSFYVAAKEQQRTRKLYFAQSHKPPYHGRVCVAPPGCLLSSSPDGPTKGILYVPSEKAPKARLSATSGFNPCMNTGCGKPAVRPLVDTGAMVFVVFGIRGVNRTKHSDNHVIADMGSVIYDDSFDLFKEIGNLCRLCKAIASNTELVKPGGAQCLPSGYSISSFLQMLHPECKNIPEPNLLPGQLSHGAVGVKDGKVQWISMAFESTTYKGKSSFQTYADYLKWETFLQQQLQLFPEGSALRHGFQTCEHWKQIFMEIIGVQSALYGLILSLVICVAAVAVFTTHILLLLPVLLSILGVVCLVVTIMYWSGWEMGAVEAISLSILVGSSVDYCVHLVEGYLLAGENLPLHHAEDPTACRQWRTIEAIRHVGVAIVSSAVTTVIATVPLFFCIIAPFAKFGKIVALNTAVSILYTLTVSTALLSIMGPGTFTRSRTSCLKAVAGVLLAGLLGLCICLALLKGGFKIPLPNGTAL, from the exons GTGCTGGACATGGACACAGAGGATGACCCCTTGTTGCAGGACGCCTGGCTGGATGAGGAGGACGAAGAGGTTGCCTTCAGCTCAAGGAAGAGGCGGGAGGGTGCTCTGTTGTGTGGCAAAAGCTCCTGCAAGGTCAGGCCTCTGCGTGTCACGCTGCCAGTCAGTGGCTTCTGGAATATCGTAGGCTGGATATTTACCAACCCATACTGCGCTGGCTTCATCCTTTTCCTGGGCTGTGCCATCCCTGCTGTGCTCGCTGTTGTCATGTTCCTCCACTACCCAGCGCTGGACATTGATATCTCCTACAACGCCTTTGAGATCCGTAACCACGAGTCCTCGCAGCGCTTCGACGCGCTCGCCTTGGCCCTCAAGTCCCAGTTTGGGTCGTGGGGGAGGAACCGCCGTGACCTGGCTGACTTCACCTCCGAAACCCTGCAGAGGCTCATCTTTGAGCAGCTCCAACAGCTGCACCTCAACGCTTCCCACCTGCAGGTCAGCACACGGGCCAAGCGCAGTGCCCCGCAGGGCAGGACTCGCTCCCTTGAGCCCCGTGCCCATCCACACCCAGGCAACGAGACGTCCCGTGTCACGAGGGGAGCCCCACGCTGGGACTACTCCAACACTTACATCAGTGCCAACACGCAGGCGCACGCGCATTGGCGCATTGAGCTCATCTTTCTGGCCCGGGGGGACTCTGAGAACAACATCTTCACCACGGAGCGCCTGGTTACCATCCATGAGGTTGAACGTAAGATCATGGATCACCCTCGCTTCCGGGAGTTCTGCTGGAAGCCCCACGAGGTCCTGAAGGACCTGCCCTTGGGCTCCTACTCCTACTgttcccctcccagctccctcatgACTTACTTCTTTCCCAcggagagaggagggaagatttacTACGATGGTATGGGACAAGACCTTGCTGATATCCAAG GGTCCTTGGAGCTGGCCATGACCCACCCCGAGTTCTACTGGTATGTAGATGAGGGTTTGTCTGCTGAGAACAAGAAGAGCTCCCTGCTGCGGAGCGAGATCCTCTTTGGGGCACCACTGCCCAACTATTACTCAGTGGAGGATCGCTGGGAGGAGCAGCGCCACAAGTTCCAGAACTTTGTCGTCACCTACGTGGCCATGCTGGCCAAGCAGTCCACAAG CAAAGTCCAGGTGCTGTATGGAGGGACGGATTTGTTTGACTATGAAGTGAGGAGGACATTCAACAACGACATGTTGCTGGCCTTCATCAGCAGTAGCTGCATAGCTGTCCTGGTTTACATCCTTACCTCCTGCTCAG tgTTCCTGTCATTCTTTGGCATCGCCAGTATTGGACTGAGCTGTCTGGTGGCTCTGTTCCTGTACCACGTCGTTTTTGGGATCCAGTACTTGGGCATACTCAATGGTGTGGCTGCCTTTGTCATTGTGGGGATTG gGGTTGATGATGTCTTTGTGTTCATCAACACCTACCGCCAAGCCACCCACCTCAAAGACCTGCGGCTGCGCATGATCCACACAATCCAGACAGCAGGGAAGGCCACCTTCTTCACTTCCCTGACCACAGCTGCAGCTTATGCTGCCAACATCTTCTCTCAG ATCCCAGCTGTGCATGATTTTGGACTCTTCATGTCGCTGATTgtgtcctgctgctgggtggCTGTGCTCTTTACCATGCCAGCTGCTCTCGGAATATGGACTCTTTATGTGTCCCCACTAGAGAGCTCCTGCCAAACCAG CTGCAGTCAGAAGTGCACCAAGAAGAGTGCTTTGCACCTGGCTGAGGATCTCTTCGTTGCCTCAGAGGGCACCTCCAGAGCAGGCCGAGAGACGCTGCCCTACCTCGATGATGACATCCCACTGCTCAGTGTGGAGGAGGAGCCTG TCTCCCTGGAAATGGGGGATGTTCCCTTGGTATCTGTGATGCCAGAAAATCTGCAGCTGCCTGTGGAGAAGAGCAACCGAGGTCATCTGATAGCTCATCTCCAGGAGCTTCTGGAGCACTGGGTGCTGTGGTCTGCAGTGAAGAGCAGATGGGTGATTGTGG GGCTCTTTCTCCTCGTTTTGCTCCTGTCCATTTTCTTTGCCAGTCGCCTCCGTCCAGCTAGCCGTGCTCCAGTCCTGTTCCGGCCAGACACCAACATCCAGGTGCTGCTAGACCTGAAATACAACCTGAGTGCTGAAGGCATCTCCTGCATTACCTGCTCAG GTTTGTTTCAGGAAAAGCCCCACAGTTTGCAGAACAACTTCCGAACATccttggagaaaaagaagagaggctCTGGATCACCCTGGGGAAGTAAAGGGAGCATAACTGATACAGGGCAGCAAG atctgcagGGGACTGTGTATATCTCCAAGTCCAGAAGCAAAGGAAGGCCAGCCATCTACAGATTCTCTCTCAATGCCAGCATCCCTGCCCCCTGGCAGATGGTGTCACCGGGAGATGGAGAGGTGCCTTCATTCCAG GTGTATAGAGTGCCTTTCGGTAACTTCACCAGGAAGCTGACAGCTTGTGTGTCCACAGTAGGGCTGCTTAAGCAGACGAGCCCCAGGAAGTGGATGATGACTACCTTGTCCTGTGATAGCAAGAGAGGCTGGAAGTTCGACTTCAGTTTCTACGTGGCCGCCAAGGAGCAGCAGCGAACACG GAAGCTGTATTTTGCCCAATCACACAAGCCTCCTTACCATGGCCGAGTGTGTGTGGCACCTCCTGGTTGTCtcctcagctccagcccagATGGACCCACCAAAGGCATCCTTTATGTTCCCAGTGAGAAAG CACCCAAAGCAAGGCTCTCGGCGACTTCTGGGTTTAATCCTTGCATGAACACGGGCTGCGGGAAGCCAGCAGTGCGACCACTGGTGGACACGGGCGCCATGGTGTTCGTCGTCTTTGGCATCCGAGGGGTGAATCGTACCAAGCACTCGGACAACCACGTCATCGCAGACATG GGCAGCGTTATCTACGATGACAGCTTCGACCTCTTCAAAGAGATTGGCAACCTGTGTCGCCTCTGCAAAGCCATCGCCAGCAACACTGAGCTTGTGAAGCCAGGAGGGGCTCAGTGCCTGCCCTCGG gTTATAGCATCTCCTCCTTTCTGCAGATGTTGCACCCTGAGTGCAAGAACATCCCTGAGCCGAACCTGCTGCCTGGACAGCTCTCTCACGGGGCAGTGGGAGTGAAGGATGGGAAGGTGCAGTGGATCTCCATGGCATTTGAATCA ACAACCTACAAAGGGAAATCTTCCTTCCAGACGTATGCGGATTATCTGAAATGGGAGacattcctgcagcagcaactCCAGCTCTTCCCAGAGGGTTCTGCTCTCCGTCATGGTTTCCAGACCTGTGAGCACTGGAAGCAGATCTTCATGGAGATTATAG GAGTGCAGAGTGCCCTGTATGGTCTCATCCTTTCGCTGGTTATTTGTGTGGCTGCAGTGGCAGTGTTCACCACTcacatcctcctcctgctgccagtgctgctcagcattttAG GTGTGGTCTGCCTGGTGGTGACCATCATGTACTGGTCTGGCTGGGAAATGGGGGCTGTGGAAGCCATTTCTCTGTCCATCCTCGTTGGCTCTTCTGTCGATTACTGCGTGCACTTGGTGGAGGGCTACCTGCTGGCAGGGGAAAACCTGCCGCTGCACCACGCAGAG GACCCCACAGCCTGCCGCCAGTGGAGGACGATTGAAGCTATCCGTCACGTGGGCGTAGCAATTGTCTCGAGTGCTGTCACCACCGTGATTGCCACCGTCCCGCTCTTCTTCTGCATCATTGCCCCTTTCGCCAAGTTTGGGAAGATTGTGGCCCTCAACACGGCAGTCTCCATCCTGTACACGCTGActgtgagcacagccctgctgagcatCATGGGGCCCGGCACCTTCACCCGGAGCAGGACTTCCTGCCTCAAGGCTGTGGCAGGGGTGCTTCTCGCTGGCCTGCTGGGTCTATGCATCTGCCTTGCCCTGCTAAAGGGTGGATTTAAGATCCCTCTCCCTAATGGGACAGCCCTGTAG